The following are encoded together in the bacterium genome:
- the lptG gene encoding LPS export ABC transporter permease LptG — MTKLDRYIFRQMLGPLGLCIALITTILVMHRMLRLMEMIINKGVPASVFFLFLVFLLPSLLVLSVPMAVLVAILMTFSRMSADNEIVALKANGISLFRMLRPPLVLGILGWLLSSAIMLYVLPYANRPAKEKIIEIATKHADAQIEPRVFYDKFKDFMLYVQEKLPDDPTMHGIFVSHTNDAGDQQLMVAARGRLFSDQEGEQTYLKLENGSIHELPRSHAKRYTVSSFATQNLPLLNEQTRKTLKKKVPFSHREMTVAELKNVIAENLKQLKASKNAYLEAVEKGPANGSNEENTKGLERSYRYWQWVHNSSRVELHKKFSLPFACIIFALIGVPLGIFNRRRKQGGSIGMSLLLFLAYYVLLSAGQNLGDNGDLSPMLSMWLPNIVLAIFAAFLLYYSALERKPKLWLSDALFLFFARVRSRLSGLGARRRLGLRPSTGARLSGYWVGSGRPRFPRLLDRYVAAKFVRIMAIVVCGLILIFCVVNFVEVIDDVIEHKSGVMSALRYVALSIPQLLFWVIPMAVLVTALMTINLMSRSNELVVLQAGGTSLQRISAGVFAIALLASAASFLLSEYIVPYTNQEAYRVKHEEINLQKRKSKFAKYRIWYRGVGNRIYNIGYIDQRPREPIMKDITIFEFDRSLNIEHILQAESAYYTDGKWFFENVDFKRMTPEGPRSEIMERLVLRLDETPDDFIKLKPEPDEMSYGQLSRYIEELKSAGYSYQQYETDLMNKIAMPMIAFIIALIAVPLGAMAARSGRLVGLGAGIAIAGVFFVVHSTFISFGHSARIPDFLAAWSANILFGTTGLFLFSHART; from the coding sequence ATGACGAAGCTTGACAGATACATATTCCGGCAGATGCTGGGACCCCTTGGGCTGTGCATCGCGCTGATAACGACAATCCTTGTCATGCACAGGATGCTCCGGTTGATGGAGATGATCATCAACAAGGGTGTTCCTGCCTCGGTCTTCTTTCTGTTTTTGGTGTTCCTGCTCCCATCGCTCTTGGTGCTTTCGGTTCCGATGGCGGTGCTGGTGGCGATTTTGATGACCTTCTCACGGATGTCGGCCGACAACGAGATTGTTGCGCTGAAGGCTAACGGCATCAGTCTCTTCAGGATGCTGCGTCCGCCACTCGTGCTGGGGATTCTGGGCTGGCTGCTGTCTTCAGCGATAATGCTTTACGTCCTGCCCTACGCTAACCGCCCTGCCAAGGAGAAGATCATTGAGATAGCCACCAAGCACGCTGACGCCCAGATCGAGCCCAGGGTCTTCTATGACAAGTTCAAGGACTTCATGCTCTACGTCCAGGAGAAGCTCCCGGACGACCCAACCATGCACGGCATATTCGTCTCCCACACCAATGACGCGGGCGACCAGCAGCTGATGGTTGCAGCGAGGGGACGTCTTTTCTCTGACCAAGAGGGCGAGCAGACCTACCTCAAGCTTGAGAATGGCAGTATCCATGAACTACCCCGGTCCCACGCGAAAAGATACACCGTCTCGAGTTTCGCCACGCAGAACCTTCCATTGCTCAATGAGCAGACAAGAAAAACGCTCAAAAAAAAGGTCCCATTTAGCCACCGTGAGATGACGGTTGCGGAGCTGAAAAACGTCATAGCCGAAAACCTCAAGCAGTTGAAGGCCTCTAAGAATGCCTACTTAGAGGCCGTTGAAAAGGGGCCTGCCAATGGGAGCAATGAGGAAAACACAAAGGGCCTCGAGCGATCATATCGCTATTGGCAGTGGGTCCATAACTCCAGCCGCGTCGAGCTTCACAAAAAATTCTCGTTGCCGTTTGCCTGTATAATCTTCGCCCTCATCGGTGTTCCGTTGGGCATCTTCAACCGCCGCAGGAAACAGGGCGGCAGCATCGGGATGAGCCTGCTACTGTTTCTCGCCTACTATGTACTTCTCTCGGCCGGCCAGAATCTTGGCGACAACGGCGACCTGTCGCCAATGCTTTCGATGTGGCTCCCCAACATAGTCTTGGCCATCTTCGCCGCCTTCCTGCTTTACTACTCGGCCCTGGAGAGGAAACCGAAGCTCTGGCTGTCGGATGCGCTGTTTCTCTTCTTTGCACGGGTGAGAAGCCGGCTTTCGGGGCTCGGTGCGAGAAGGAGACTTGGGCTCAGACCCTCAACTGGGGCAAGGTTGTCCGGATACTGGGTCGGCAGCGGCAGGCCTCGCTTTCCCAGGCTTCTAGACCGCTATGTCGCCGCGAAGTTCGTGCGCATCATGGCGATAGTGGTCTGCGGGCTGATTCTAATCTTCTGCGTCGTGAATTTTGTGGAGGTCATTGACGATGTAATCGAGCATAAGTCCGGCGTGATGTCGGCGCTCAGATATGTCGCCCTTTCAATCCCCCAGCTGCTCTTCTGGGTCATCCCCATGGCGGTGCTTGTGACGGCGCTGATGACCATAAACCTGATGTCGCGGAGCAACGAGCTCGTAGTGTTGCAGGCTGGTGGGACGAGCCTACAGCGCATATCGGCCGGGGTCTTTGCAATTGCGCTGCTGGCGAGTGCGGCATCGTTTCTTCTTAGTGAATACATTGTGCCCTATACGAATCAAGAGGCGTACAGGGTCAAGCATGAGGAGATCAATCTCCAGAAGAGAAAGAGCAAATTCGCCAAGTACAGGATTTGGTACAGAGGCGTCGGTAACCGCATATACAACATCGGCTACATCGACCAACGCCCTCGAGAGCCCATTATGAAGGACATAACCATCTTTGAGTTCGACAGAAGCTTGAATATCGAGCATATCTTGCAGGCCGAGAGCGCCTATTACACCGACGGCAAGTGGTTCTTTGAGAACGTGGACTTCAAACGAATGACGCCAGAAGGGCCGAGGTCTGAGATAATGGAGCGTCTGGTGCTTCGGCTAGATGAGACGCCGGATGACTTCATCAAGCTAAAGCCGGAACCCGACGAGATGAGTTACGGCCAGTTGAGTCGATATATCGAGGAGCTCAAGAGCGCAGGATACAGCTATCAGCAATACGAGACCGATCTAATGAACAAGATAGCGATGCCCATGATTGCCTTCATAATCGCGCTCATCGCTGTGCCTCTTGGAGCGATGGCGGCCAGAAGTGGGAGGCTGGTGGGGCTGGGGGCCGGGATCGCTATCGCGGGCGTCTTCTTCGTGGTCCATTCAACGTTCATATCTTTCGGCCACAGCGCGCGGATACCTGACTTTCTTGCTGCCTGGTCAGCAAACATTCTTTTCGGCACGACAGGACTATTTCTCTTCTCTCACGCAAGGACCTGA